Within the Syntrophales bacterium genome, the region TGGCTTTGTTACGCAATTATTTCATTCAACCCTTCTATTGCCTGATTCATCTCTTCCAGAGATGTTTCACCAATGACTTTACCGATCCTCTCCACAGACAATGTTCGGATTTGACTGATTTTGAGCCATGATTTTTTGGGTAAATTGGGAGACTTCAGTTCAAGGGTTAACGGGAATCCAGCTTTTTG harbors:
- a CDS encoding type II toxin-antitoxin system PemK/MazF family toxin; its protein translation is MARILRGEIRWADLNPVRGNEQAGLRPVLILSHDIFNERSGTVIAVAITSQPQKAGFPLTLELKSPNLPKKSWLKISQIRTLSVERIGKVIGETSLEEMNQAIEGLNEIIA